A part of Chitinimonas koreensis genomic DNA contains:
- a CDS encoding SapC family protein, whose product MTANTLPLFYQQPHAVQPGRHGDKSLARQPDYRFAAQTNSVPLAITELPIASRHFPIVFTAGEVPQPVAVLGLRGQQNMFVDADGQWQAGTYIPAYIRRYPFIFLENEARTEFTLCIDEASAALVDGRDNPLFDAEGKPSQLTNHALAFCRDYQSHYKATAEFAQALAAADLLVENRADITLRDGQRLSLSGFKVIDEARFNKLPNETFLEWRAKGWLPFVYCHFLSTGTWTNLIDHLAEKPAEA is encoded by the coding sequence ATGACTGCAAACACCCTTCCGCTGTTCTACCAACAACCGCATGCGGTGCAGCCGGGCCGCCACGGCGACAAGTCGCTGGCGCGCCAGCCGGATTACCGTTTCGCGGCGCAGACCAACTCGGTGCCGCTGGCGATCACCGAGCTGCCGATCGCCAGCCGTCATTTCCCGATCGTCTTCACCGCCGGCGAGGTGCCGCAGCCGGTGGCCGTGCTGGGCCTGCGCGGCCAGCAGAACATGTTCGTCGACGCCGACGGCCAATGGCAGGCCGGCACCTACATCCCGGCCTACATCCGCCGCTATCCGTTCATCTTCCTGGAGAACGAGGCCCGCACCGAGTTCACCCTGTGCATCGACGAGGCCTCCGCCGCGCTGGTCGACGGCCGCGACAACCCGCTGTTCGACGCCGAAGGCAAGCCGAGCCAGCTGACCAACCATGCGCTGGCCTTCTGCCGCGACTACCAGAGCCACTACAAGGCCACCGCCGAGTTCGCCCAGGCGCTGGCCGCGGCCGACCTGCTGGTCGAGAACCGCGCCGACATCACGCTGCGCGACGGCCAGCGGCTCAGCCTGTCGGGCTTCAAGGTGATCGACGAGGCACGCTTCAACAAGCTGCCGAACGAGACCTTCCTCGAATGGCGCGCCAAGGGCTGGCTGCCTTTCGTCTACTGCCACTTCCTGTCGACCGGCACCTGGACCAACCTGATCGACCACCTGGCCGAGAAGCCCGCCGAGGCCTGA
- the waaC gene encoding lipopolysaccharide heptosyltransferase I — translation MPKILIVRLSSMGDVIHNLPAVTDLAAHYPNAELHWVVEEGFAELPALHPAVVRTIPFALRRWRKKLLAPVHRDEMRAFRDRLRAERYDLVIDSQGLLKSALVAKLTGAPIAGYDRRSIREPLASWCYDQKLAVSRSLHAIARNRLLTARAMGYQPGEAIDYGVQPPAVDLAWRPRGDYAVLLTATSRDDKLWPEADWVGLGQSLARRGIVPVLPWGGEAERLRAERIAAQLSGAVVAPRLLLGEAARLLADARLAVGVDTGLVHLAAAVGVPTIALFCASEPGLTGVLASGYAVNLGGYGRPPALAEVEAAVAGALA, via the coding sequence ATGCCGAAAATCCTGATCGTCCGCCTGTCGTCGATGGGCGACGTGATCCACAACCTGCCCGCGGTCACCGATCTCGCCGCCCATTACCCGAACGCCGAATTGCACTGGGTGGTCGAGGAGGGCTTCGCCGAGCTGCCGGCGCTGCACCCGGCCGTGGTCCGGACCATCCCGTTCGCGCTGCGGCGCTGGCGCAAGAAGCTGCTGGCGCCGGTCCACCGCGACGAGATGCGCGCCTTCCGCGACCGGCTGCGGGCCGAGCGTTACGACCTGGTGATCGACTCGCAGGGCCTGCTCAAGAGCGCGCTGGTGGCGAAGCTGACCGGCGCGCCGATCGCCGGCTACGACCGCCGCAGCATCCGCGAACCGCTGGCGAGCTGGTGCTACGACCAGAAGCTGGCGGTGTCGCGCAGCCTGCACGCGATCGCCCGCAACCGGCTGCTCACGGCGCGCGCGATGGGCTACCAGCCCGGCGAGGCGATCGACTACGGCGTGCAGCCGCCGGCGGTCGACCTGGCCTGGCGGCCGCGCGGCGACTACGCCGTGCTGCTGACCGCCACCAGCCGCGACGACAAGCTGTGGCCCGAGGCCGACTGGGTCGGGCTCGGCCAGTCGCTGGCGCGGCGCGGCATCGTGCCGGTGCTGCCCTGGGGCGGCGAGGCCGAGCGGCTGCGCGCCGAGCGCATCGCGGCGCAGCTGAGCGGCGCGGTGGTCGCGCCGCGGCTGCTGCTGGGCGAGGCGGCGCGGCTGTTGGCCGATGCGCGGCTGGCGGTCGGCGTCGATACCGGCCTGGTCCACCTGGCCGCCGCGGTCGGGGTGCCGACCATCGCGCTGTTCTGCGCCTCCGAACCGGGCCTGACCGGCGTGCTGGCGTCCGGTTACGCGGTCAATCTCGGCGGCTACGGCCGCCCGCCGGCGCTGGCCGAGGTCGAGGCGGCCGTCGCTGGGGCGCTGGCATGA
- the waaA gene encoding lipid IV(A) 3-deoxy-D-manno-octulosonic acid transferase: MIVRALYTLAWWCLLPLAFVYLWRRGRRQPAYRHDWAERLGRYPAAPAGPLIWLHAVSVGETRAAVPLVQALRARHPDHAILLTQMTPTGRDTARQLFGDSVTVAYLPYDLPFAVGRFLRHYRPRFGVLMEMEIWPNLLHRAADAGVPLYLVNARLSEKSLRGYRKVAALVRPAMARLARVAAQGEADAARLREIGAAAPVVTGNIKFDMRLDPALLARGQAWRARFGGRPVWAAACTREGEEALLLDALARAALPADALLLLVPRHPQRFDEVAALLAARGLNAQRRSDWADDAPLPASVQVLLGDSLGELAAYYAAADLAFVGGSLVPLGSHSVIEPCAQGVPTLLGPSSFNFAEAVREAVELGAAKQLPDADAVLAEVGRLLEDETARAAMAAAGLAFVGRHRGAVERVLALLP; encoded by the coding sequence ATGATCGTGCGGGCGCTCTACACGCTGGCCTGGTGGTGCCTGTTGCCGCTGGCCTTCGTCTACCTGTGGCGGCGCGGCCGCCGCCAGCCCGCATACCGGCACGATTGGGCCGAGCGGCTCGGCCGTTATCCGGCGGCGCCGGCCGGCCCGCTGATCTGGCTGCACGCGGTGTCCGTCGGCGAGACGCGCGCCGCAGTGCCGCTGGTGCAGGCGCTGCGCGCACGCCATCCCGATCACGCCATCCTGCTCACCCAGATGACGCCGACCGGCCGCGACACCGCGCGCCAGCTGTTCGGCGACAGCGTCACCGTGGCCTATCTGCCCTACGACCTGCCGTTCGCGGTGGGCCGCTTCTTGCGCCATTACCGGCCGCGCTTCGGCGTGCTGATGGAGATGGAGATCTGGCCCAACCTGCTGCACCGGGCGGCCGATGCCGGCGTGCCGCTCTACCTGGTCAATGCACGGCTGTCGGAGAAGTCGCTGCGCGGCTACCGCAAGGTTGCCGCGCTGGTGCGTCCGGCCATGGCGCGGCTGGCGCGGGTGGCGGCGCAGGGCGAGGCGGATGCGGCGCGGCTGCGCGAGATCGGCGCGGCTGCGCCAGTGGTGACCGGCAACATCAAGTTCGACATGCGGCTCGACCCGGCGCTGCTGGCGCGCGGCCAGGCCTGGCGCGCGCGCTTCGGCGGCCGGCCGGTGTGGGCGGCCGCCTGCACGCGCGAGGGCGAGGAGGCGCTGCTGCTCGACGCGCTGGCGCGCGCCGCCTTGCCGGCCGATGCCTTGCTGCTGCTGGTGCCGCGTCATCCGCAGCGCTTCGACGAGGTGGCGGCGCTGCTGGCGGCGCGCGGCCTGAACGCGCAGCGGCGCAGCGATTGGGCCGACGACGCGCCGCTGCCGGCCTCAGTGCAGGTGCTGCTCGGCGACAGCCTGGGCGAGTTGGCCGCCTACTATGCGGCCGCCGACCTGGCCTTCGTCGGCGGCAGCCTGGTGCCGCTGGGCAGCCATAGCGTGATCGAGCCGTGCGCCCAGGGCGTGCCGACGCTGCTCGGTCCGTCGAGCTTCAATTTCGCCGAGGCGGTGCGCGAGGCGGTCGAGCTCGGCGCGGCGAAGCAGCTGCCCGATGCCGATGCGGTGCTGGCCGAGGTGGGACGTCTGTTGGAAGACGAGACGGCGCGCGCGGCGATGGCGGCGGCCGGGCTGGCCTTCGTCGGCCGCCATCGCGGCGCGGTGGAGCGGGTGCTGGCGCTGCTGCCTTAG
- a CDS encoding glycosyltransferase family 2 protein — translation MQKLSLVLITRNAAGQLAACLDSARGLADEIVLLDSGSDDGTLALAERYGARIASQPFLGFGPQKRAAVALAQYDWVLCLDADERLTPELAASIRAALADPQHAAYRFARRNRFFGRYLGHGEAYPDWCLRLFDRRRAGWSADAVHEKVEVREGGTGSLAGDLLHDSAESLASYLTKQNRYTDLQAEALFAAGRRAGIGKMALSPLTRFIRFYFVRRGFLDGAGGFAHILIGSFFAFVKYAKLAERWQRHDSERT, via the coding sequence ATGCAGAAACTCAGCCTGGTGCTCATCACCCGCAACGCCGCCGGCCAGCTGGCCGCCTGCCTCGACTCGGCGCGCGGCCTGGCCGACGAGATCGTGCTGCTCGATTCGGGCAGCGACGACGGCACCCTCGCGCTGGCCGAACGCTACGGCGCGCGGATCGCCAGCCAGCCCTTCCTCGGCTTCGGCCCGCAGAAGCGCGCGGCGGTGGCGCTGGCGCAATACGACTGGGTGCTCTGCCTCGACGCCGACGAGCGCCTGACGCCCGAACTGGCCGCCTCGATCCGCGCCGCGCTGGCCGATCCGCAGCACGCCGCCTATCGCTTCGCCCGCCGCAACCGCTTCTTCGGCCGCTACCTGGGCCATGGCGAGGCCTATCCCGACTGGTGCCTGCGGCTGTTCGACCGCCGCCGCGCCGGCTGGAGCGCGGACGCGGTGCACGAGAAGGTGGAGGTGCGCGAGGGCGGCACCGGCAGCCTGGCCGGCGACCTCCTGCACGACTCGGCCGAAAGCCTGGCCAGCTACCTCACCAAGCAGAACCGCTATACCGACCTGCAGGCCGAGGCGCTGTTCGCCGCCGGCCGCCGCGCCGGCATCGGCAAGATGGCGCTGTCGCCGCTGACGCGCTTCATCCGCTTCTATTTCGTGCGGCGCGGCTTCCTCGACGGCGCCGGCGGCTTCGCCCACATCCTGATCGGCAGCTTCTTCGCCTTCGTCAAATACGCCAAGCTGGCCGAGCGCTGGCAACGGCACGATTCGGAACGCACATGA
- a CDS encoding NAD-dependent epimerase: protein MNILLTGAAGFIGMHTARALVAAGHRVVGIDNLNDYYPVSLKEARLAQIEPLAGFRFERLDIADGAALMALFAAEGFDAVIHLAAQAGVRYSLQNPGAYVQANLVGFANLLEACRRHPVQHLVYASSSSVYGQNDKVPFAERDNTDHPVSLYAATKKANEAMAHSYAHLYGMPCTGLRFFTVYGPWGRPDMAPWLFTSAILEGRPIKVFNHGQLRRDFTYVDDIVDGIVKLLPLPPAPDGDGSRPDRSWAPWRLLNIGNHQPVPLMQFIETIEAAVGREAIKEPVGMQAGDVPATYADTSELAALTGFAPSTPLAEGIGRFVAWYRDYHGL, encoded by the coding sequence ATGAACATCCTGCTCACCGGCGCCGCCGGCTTCATCGGCATGCATACCGCCCGCGCCCTGGTGGCGGCCGGCCACCGCGTGGTCGGCATCGACAACCTCAACGACTACTACCCGGTCAGCCTCAAGGAGGCGCGGCTGGCGCAGATCGAGCCGCTGGCCGGCTTCCGCTTCGAGCGGCTCGACATCGCCGACGGCGCGGCCTTGATGGCGCTGTTCGCCGCCGAAGGCTTCGACGCGGTGATCCACCTGGCGGCCCAGGCCGGCGTGCGCTACTCGCTGCAGAACCCGGGCGCCTACGTGCAGGCCAACCTGGTCGGTTTCGCCAACCTGCTCGAGGCCTGCCGCCGCCATCCGGTGCAGCACCTGGTCTACGCCAGTTCGTCGAGCGTCTACGGCCAGAACGACAAGGTGCCGTTCGCCGAGCGCGACAACACCGACCACCCGGTCAGCCTCTACGCCGCCACCAAGAAGGCCAACGAGGCGATGGCGCACAGCTACGCCCATCTCTACGGCATGCCCTGCACCGGCCTGCGCTTCTTCACCGTCTACGGCCCCTGGGGCCGGCCCGACATGGCGCCCTGGCTGTTCACCTCGGCCATCCTCGAGGGCCGGCCGATCAAGGTGTTCAACCACGGCCAGCTGCGGCGCGACTTCACCTACGTCGACGACATCGTCGACGGCATCGTCAAGCTGCTGCCGCTGCCGCCCGCGCCCGACGGCGACGGCAGCCGGCCCGACCGGAGCTGGGCGCCGTGGCGGCTCCTGAACATCGGCAACCACCAGCCGGTGCCGCTGATGCAGTTCATCGAGACCATCGAGGCCGCGGTCGGCCGCGAGGCGATCAAGGAGCCGGTCGGCATGCAGGCGGGCGATGTGCCGGCCACCTATGCCGACACCTCGGAACTGGCCGCGCTGACCGGCTTCGCGCCGTCGACGCCGCTGGCGGAGGGGATCGGGCGGTTCGTGGCCTGGTATCGCGACTACCATGGCCTGTGA